The nucleotide sequence GGAGTCTGTGCGACCACGCCCTCTCTTGCCTCCCATATTAACTACTGGTATGACTCAGGAGTCaacgaaatatttttttttttttttttttttaagtcgtgtatattgttgttttaaaaataatcgccctcttcttcttctagtTCTACATTATAAATTTCCGAATCTGAACTCGAATGAGAATCAGAATGTGAATCCAATATTTGGTCTCATGGATCAGGTTTAAAATTAGACTGTATTTTCAAAAGACTTATTACTGCCTTCGGAAGtggtttttcctattttttctctctcttttaAACTAATTGTTGATAATAGTGGGTCCGAGTAATCAATCGCTCTGTGGAAAATATTACTCATCCTATTGATCCGACTATTTTTCCTTGCATGTGATAGTCGGTCCCTTTTGTAAAGCTTATTCCGGGCTTCACTCGCATTTTCAGTTTCCTTTTTAATCTTTCTTCTGCATTTTGTTAAGACAAGTTTCGGCGTCCCATTTGCTTCGGTGCCTTGGAGTTTTCAAAATCACTAACAAGAATTCTTATCTTAGACGCCATCCACTTGGTATGTTTGGAAAAAAGTCGGTCTAGTTATCTGTTACACTCGggcagtttttttttaataaataattcaaaatttactatttttttgtaaatctCTTCTGTCTTTTTTGATTCctgattattgttgttgattgcgGAATAAACGTAATCTGAAACATAACTTATTTGCCTATTGTTACGCCTCCAAATGGAGGTCGCTATGTCTGAACTCGAACTTGCCTATATAAAATCCAATTTTTAagaaaacgagcaaaaatgggcaaaagatATTACTTTACCGTGAAAGACAATAGTTAAAGGTACAAACTGACGTTTTTAACTTTTGTCAGAAATTGTCAGAAAATTAGTTATACTCCACGAAACACAGGGGACACGttagaattttctgttaaaatacacataaattggATGTCACACAACATAAAAACAGTACaactatacatatatttccTACTTAAGTTAAAAACATCATACCttggcatttattttccatattttactATAATTTTTGGATGCGTATTAACGATCATACCACATGCAAATGTAAGCAAATAATTTTTCGGAAATTGCATTCTCTCAATCAGCTGTTTAATACTTCACCTTTAAAAGCTCCTAAAACGATTTAGTGAAGCTTTcggtcaattttgtttttggtttttatttatatgattaattttctattagaaaataattgctaaaggACGATATATTGACATAAAAATTTtgactttatgccaaaaaaaacgaattctgGACCATAGTGCGATGTAGATATTGaccaagaatatatatatttcatcactgagttgcatacttttaattgaaaataaagtaCCCTCTGCAAAGGGAGTTACAATAGTTAATACCGATTAAGAcatattttttatcaaaagcATTGGAAACTATGATATTTTATTTCCAGAGAAATAATAGTGTATGTATCATAAAGTGATCTTATTAGAAATATATTCGCtcagtttttaaatatttagttaCTGCAAAAAAATTAGCTTGCCGAATCTAACTTCCTTGTTTTAACTGAATTTTCTAGTAAGAAATTTGTTTATGTATTTGGCTTTCTCTCTATACatgaaataacaataaatactTACCCGGCCAGTACAAACTTGATTAATGGAATCTGTTGCGCATTCATCGACATCACGACACGTATTCATATCTGCAGCCAACATATATCCACGTGGACAGGAACATTGATACGATCCAGGAGTGTTAATGCATAATCttaaataatgtaaaatattatgtttttaaaatagTAATACCAAAAATGTATTATAAAAATGTTGGTAAATACAGACCCCATACATAGTTTGTAATCCTTATGTACTTCGCATTCATTTATATCATTGCATGTGCGGTTGTCCTGTCCTAGTTGGTATCCAGAGTTACAAGTGCATCGATATCCTCCCCAAAAGTTGAGACATTTTTGTTGACAAAGTCCCGGAATCACTTGACACTCATCGATATCAAAACATTGTGTGCTATTATTACCATCAGATTTCTTTTGAAAGCCAGCTTTGCACTCGCAGTAGTAAGCCCCAATGGTGTTAAAGCATTGGGCGTTCAATGGACATACACGTTGTTCTAGCGCGCATTCGTTCGTGTCAACACATGTACTAGCACCACTAATGTGTCGTTTGAGCTCATGACCTATCGGGCAGGAGCACACAAAGCCACCGTTTCGATTACGGCAAATCTGTCCTTCGCCACAATTGTGTTCACCAGTATCGCACTCATCAATGTCTATTAAAAAATAGTTTACATACaatacaataacaataatattaatattgaatACCTTAAGAATTACGGAAATacttaattgaaaaattataATGTTAGAATTAGTAATTAAATTCGAACTTATATGCAGAAAAAATGTATTGCAGCTATTGCTGATATCCTGTAGcttaattttacaaattattaattacagcgtacaataataataatagtaattaCATTACACGACGCAAATAACGCGTGAGATCGATACCCGGTATCTAGCTCTTGCTTTTGTCGAAAGTTCAATGCTGTGGTATTTTTCTTTGAGTTTCGAGATAACATTTAGGACTGTTCAAGACTCTTTGGGTGTTTTCATTTCGAAcctattaaattgctgattCTCAAAATCTTTAATTGTCCTGGCTGTACGATCTCAGTGTTGCCAGCATTCCCCCATAGCTCTGAGGTCCAGATTGGTTTCAGTAGCATATActtatatatcatatatgaTGCATATCATGATAGTGGTCCGCATAAACATCACAATGCTCTGTTGCAAAGCTTGCATCATGGCTTCAGTTTTTCTTCCTTGCTGTACTGATAGCCAATAATTTTGACCAGTTTTTCGCTTAACGCACTTGCTAATGTTACTTTGGTATTGCTGGGTATAGGACAGGATTTTTTTTCGATGGTGTCATGTAGGTATACATTAATATGGCCtcaccaaagacactagaataacaagatgcgtaacggccatacattcgtttggcactatgcagccacttttttggtgaaggccaaatttgctctctttccgctcgctcacgttgagagcgtaagaaatataaaaatagaatttgcttgcttgcgtgagtaaaaacaagagacgagaacgcgtatatgtgtgcgtgctgtgctagaagacgattttcgggccgaaatcaattctgatcgaagaaacgaatttacatatttggagttgtggccaatttcgtagcaatatgatgaaataaaataaaaattccctgactattataataattattataataataattaaagcaaatacaaaggaaattattataactactgtaatttgaaacataaattttccaaaaagaagacataacattgagaaataaatatttcataaaaataataattattttttaatttcataaaaaaataataatttaattattaaataataaaaataataattttattaataaataataaaaataataatatttcataataatatttcataaaaaataataatacgtagtagaaaataaaaattaataaaataaataaaaatatgaaaacagttcgttgcaaaaggcacgaagtgcggacacaagcactcaacaatcattgccttattaatttttctcacgccacaagctgaataccctaatgacaagtattctaatataaagtcattttcgaaatttattttgtgatgtacatagattcgtctattactatttctaagctttatttaaataataataacgttgaggcaatgcaaaacaagaatttttcgcatggtgccaattgataaaaaataatatagatttaaagtcaacgaacttctaaggtaaagggcatattttgtcaaatttacaatacatgagcatacgtgtgcacacatacagttgtatgctatcactgcgtagaaaagagctgtttgctgtagcgctctccgctctttctctctcgaacaaaaactcaagagagcctggagccacctctagagccacggccaaaaaatcgcgtgccaaaaatttgtatggccgttacgcatcttgttattctagtgtctttggcctCACACTGTTTATTCTTTGGTGAAGTCGGATTTTCTAGAGCTTATAAATTTGCTGTTCGTTTTATAAGAGGCTTTTTATTGGTTCAAGCTCAAACTTAAAGAGTGGCTTCCGCTGGTTTGGTTTTTAACGATGAAAACGCTGTTGGCGGAGAATGCCTTTTCCTGTAGCGTCTCAGTTATATAAGTTCATAAGTTCgctcacacttttgaaaaatattttgatatattttcacaatcttattcgttttgtaaatttctatttgtcaactgccacgcccacacattTAGATCCTTTAAACGATTACAATTTTCATGATATAACACATTTTTGAAtgttatgaattttttataaataacgCGACGATAATTAAAAATGGCCACCTACCTATGCAAGATTTACCGTCCACTGTTGATTTGTAGCCGGGCGAGCACTGGAGCAGGCTTTCGCAGCGGAAATGTCCATTTGTGTTAATGCATCGTTCATGGTTTCCGCAGGGATTTTGTTCCATGCATTCATTTGTATCTTCCAAAAAATGGTAATTAAAATCgataataacatttataatCGTTTTTGTTCGAAAAGCATAGGTTACATTTGGCATAAACTTATTTAACTTATTCAATATATTCCTGGAAAAGTATAAGCTACATATTTCTAAGAGAACATTTTCATATGCTAGGAAACATTTTTCTTGTAACCTCAATAAAAAGCAGCGTCTCACAGACGTTCCAGTATGCTAACGTAAAGATTAtttagctttatttttatgtatGCTAGTGGATGTTTTCTGAACCAACCAACTGTGTAATTGTAACGGTaacgacatttatttttaccACTTACCTATGCATGCACCAAGAGTATTCCTATAAAATCCAGGTGAGCAGTCTACACGCCGATTTGTAGAAAAAGAATCGTTGTTTTGTGAATATTCCGGATGTACAGCTAATGGGTATGGGTATCGGATAGTAAAACCTCTTCGTGTGTTCCCCAAAGATAAGGGCGGAACTGTAGTTAATGTCGTTCTTGTTGTTAACGTTGTTGTGATTTTTCTATAACATCGGAATGATCCCCTCGTGTTGTGACAATTATAGTTTGAAGGACAGTTATGTGTTCTAAGCGTGCATTCATCATCATCTTTAAAGAAATTTGGTGTCAGGAACAACAGGAATTCTAACTTTATTGCATTATCAATTAAAATATAGTGTAAAGAAAAACAGTATACGTaagaacaaaaccaaaaacggcTTGACGAGGCAACGAACAAAACTTTCTGATATcaacaaaatttaatttgtactTGAATGTATATAATTACACTATAAATTACTTTTAAATTTACTCATTTGCCACACTATTATTCAAGTTTTTTAATCGCGGTAAAACAAAAATCGCTTGAAAAAAACAAAGATAACATTTGAAAATGTCTTTGTAACGACATATAGCATAAGTCTCTAGCCCCATGTAGatacttaaaacatttttacagctaaagttttttaaaaaaaggaGAGCTAGTAATATCTAAGAAATACTAATTTAGTGAATAAAGAAGAAATTGGAGAAGAAGATGATATATTCCTGCCACATTTCTATATTCAAagtgaatttatttaaaacgtTGGAGAAACTAAAAAGCATACAAGTTCATTAAGATACATCAAcaatattcaattttttgcGCATCATTTGCAGGTTGTAGTTTCGATACTGAACcgtaaaaataatattagtCAAAGTAAAGATTTTGGGATTATGAGGACTATACCCTCGTTACGTTGGAGGGGTAAAAGGCTCCTAAATTGTTGCCTGTAGAACAGAAATCTTTCCAAGTAATTTTAAAGACTTGGAGCTTTAATATGCCTAAATTTTATTCAGCCAATGATAggaattattaaaaatattatgttcttaacaaaaaattgttgttttaGCGGCTTTTGACgttttttttatatagaaattatatttttttatatattttgtcttACCGTCACAATTCCCCGTTTCTGCATTTAAGGTATAGCCTGTTCCGCAGCTTTGTAGGCGCTATATAAAATACAGGATGTAACAAAAGCAACATGTAAACAGATTAATATACCGTGCATATGTATGATCCGATCGTGTTATCACATCTCTGAGTTGGAAGGCAGTTGTGATTATTTATTGAACATTCATTTATATCTATGGaagtcaaaataaataacaatactTATTTTACTGAAAAAACGTACTTACCAACACACTTATTTAATGTAGCATCCAAATTAAATCCAGGCAGGCAATTGCAGGAATAACTTCCCACTGTGTTAATACATTCCTGATTACTTATGCCATGACAGTTGTTTAATGATTTATGTGAGCACTCGTCAATATCGGAACAGGTACCGTTATGCAAACTGAACCCTTTATCGCAAGTTTGAACTTTAACGCATTTACGATCTTTGCATTTGTAATCATCTAAGTGAATAGAACGCACTTCAAATTAAAAAAGctacaataataaaattaaaggaatGCTATATAGATaggatttttaatttttagatACCCGACTGTTAGCTTTATAATTACTATGACTTAtcaaaaactaaaataatacAATGCTACATATAGGTTTTTTAAGCTTTCAGATACCCGACCCGATACATAGCTTATACCCGTACTCGCAGAGATAAAGGGTACACGACatattgaaaaatatgtaaaaggtGTGTGCAACTTTATttcacgcccacaaaccgccaaAACTGGCACTCCCGACACTTTTAGGAAAGgttgtaatttttgttgtttaattgttagtcttttaaataaatatgctaAATTTTAGCCACGGACGTGTCCGAAAGCCGCCCAAATTGGCACCACATGTGTGGGTGGAATgtgtttattttataaattgtaatatttctcTACTACGGATATGTCGACAAAATTTTGAAATATCCCATTAGTCATCCTAGCATAGTAAAACTGATAGTCGAGTGACTATCTAGTTTAATCTGCATTTGAAACAGACTTTAAAATTACCTTTACATGCGTCGTAATCATGCTCATAATAAAATCCTGGTGGACAGTCTTTTGCTTTCACATTTAAGCAGTGGTATCCGCCATTCGTATTATGGCAATATTGGGATGATTTGCAGTCATGAAGATCTTCCCGGCATTCATCAATGTCAATGCATTTGTTATCCAGTTTATCTAAATTGTACCCGCTGGGACATATTTGGGTTTTCATCGGAGAGCATGTTACGTTGTTATTATCTAACATAAACCCGGGGTGGCACTTACATTGGTATGCGTCGAAAGTGTTTTCGCATATGTGAGCGCAAAGGTTTTCAATTTTTCCACATATGTCATCTACCAATAAGTACAATTAATTATGACTTTAAATGATCCACAAAGAATATTTACTTACCATCTCCGGTAAGAACAATAGTTACATTCATATCCTCTTCAGAAACAAACGGCAATTCACCTTCATCATTAATAGAATTAGCCTTATCGATTTTTTCGATAACGGGCTTGTCGTTAAAATCAGCAGATCCGTAACAGCACGCTCGGTATGATTCAATTgagaaaagaaatgaaaataatggATCTTTGCAATTGGCTTTACTCGCTTTAACTGCTAAGCCGATTTGACAAGAACGACAACATGTTGCGTAGGAGCTAGATGTTACATTTCCTTCTCTGTCACAGCGAGTACCGTCTAAAGCAGCCAGTCGACCTAGCTCGCAATCTTGATGGTCCAGTTCTCGAGAACAGCACACTTCAAGTGTAGAGTGACAAAGTCCAAGCCAAAGCTGCGGGATTATTGTTGGGGCTATGTCGATATTTTTGCAAGAGGCGGTCGTACGAGCATGCCGAAGTCCATTTATACAGCATTTTCGGATATAACCCGATATGCTgtcttaaaataaaataaaacttttacTTTGGCTTGATAATCGGATATTTTAAGCCATTTAAAGTATATATTGGTGAAAGtcaaaatgtatgtattcTTAATCAGTATCAACACATGAGTCCATATGGTCATGTCCCTTTGACGGTCTTTCCGAAGCTCTATCATTCTTTTTCGTCACTTTTTGAATATCATTTATCAAGTTGATATTAGAAATGCAAATACCTCAATATGGTTATAACCTTAAAGCCTAAcattaataacttaataacttaatacattaaaaacttaTTAACTCACTAActtaacttaataacttaataaattaataacttaataacttaataacttaataacttaataacttaataacttaataacttaataacttaataacttaataacttaataacttaataacttaataacttaataaaaacttaataacttaataacttaataacttaataacttaataaaaaacttaataacttaataacttaataacttaataacttaataacttaataacttaataacttaataacttaataacttaataacttaattaaaacttaataacttaataacttaataactaacttaataacttaataacttaataacttaataacttaataacttaataacttaataacttaataacttaataacttaataacttaataacttaataacttaataacttaataacttaataacttaataacttaataacttaataacttaataacttaataacttaataacttaataacttaataacttaataacttaataacttaataacttaataacttaataacttaataacttaataacttaataacttaataacttaataacttaataacttaataacttaataacttaataacttaataacttaataacttaataacttaataacttaataacttaataaacttaataacttaataacttaataacttaataacttaataacttaataacttaataacttaataacttaataacttaataacttaataacttaataacttaataacttaataacttaataacttaataacttaataacttaataacttaataacttaataacttaataacttaataacttaataacttaataacttaataacttaataacttaataacttaataacttaaaaaaaaaaaaaaaaaataacttaataacttaataacttaataacttaataacttaataacttaataacttaataacttaataacttaataacttaataacttaataacttaataacttaataacttaataacttaataacttaataacttaataacttaataacttaaaaaaaaaaaaaaaaaataacttaataacttaataacttaataacttaataacttaataacttaataacttaataacttaataacttaataacttaataacttaataacttaataacttaataacttaataacttaataacttaataacttaataacttaataacttaataacttaataacttaataacttaataacttaataacttaataacttaataaaataaaaaaaaaataataacttaataacttaataacttaataacttaataacttaataacttaataacttaataacttaataacttaataacttaataacttaataacttaataactaatttaatacaattttaatgatttgCCCAAAATATACAATGTGCGGCTTCTGTACTGAGGTATATAAATAATCTATAGACATAAACGCAAGTATACACATTACTTACCAGTGGCTATTGTGGTGGTGACATGACCTCCAACTATCAAAACACACATAAATGCACATAGTTTATAGAACATATCGGGTTCAGATATCTAATCCgagcaaaatataaaattaataaaaagaaGGGAGCTTTAAATGAACAGGTCAGGCAATGAACGAGAAAATAAAGAACGCTCGTGTGCATACGCTATCTGGAATTATCTCAGTCACCTAGCAGCGCACACATGCATGTTTGTATATGCTtggtatgtacatatgtatacttAAGaacaaatatacaattttAGAACGAAGAGGATTTAAGACTGAAACGCGTGTGGGGGCGCCATGGCAAGTTGTTTctcatatgtatgtacatatgtatgtatataagcCTACGCTATATATTACatgtatgtacgtacataaaaataaatctttGTACGACGACCTGCTGTTATATTTTGTCATTAAACACACTTTTAATTGCTAATCCTAGGTTTTGTGAATTGGAGCAATGTGATTTATTGCAACTAGCTTAAGGTAGCAGAAAACGTTTAAGATATGATCAATATACATAAGTATATATCTCGAACTACCTTACCTACTTAACTATGGCCGTCGTTTtaaaattggaattttttattatatatttatatttcatattttttaatacATAATTTAAAGCCAATTGTCGAATCGCTTGACTATAAGAATACCTGTTACACAGATAGAGGGAAAGAGGAAACAAAGAGCTTAGAATTGGCCAGCAATCCAGATCAACAACATACCTAATATTTACCCTGATTATCCATCAAACAAAACCAACTCTTGACGAGGTGAAAAAAGAGACGATCAACATGCAAGGAACTGATGCCAACCTTTACATTCATTCAGCACGCTTTATAAAAATatcgatttatttatttaaagcttATTAGAATATCTCGGACTGGTCAGGAGTGAAGGAGATTAATTTAATTGTGGAATTCAATTTGGTAAAACGTTAATACAATCCAATATTTAGTGGACTCAATATAAATGCCGTCATGAAACAAGAGGTCCATCAAAATACCAAACGCCAATTATAAAAAGTAACATCAAAAATTGTTTtccatatataaatattttaacttacattaaaattaaacaaatctACTGAGCTctttattttgtaattaattatttattatcaaTAATTTAACTTTGATTTATCTTGAAAAAACTTTTACTGTAATTGAAATGATAGCTGTTTTTCTAAATTTTCTTAGGCCAATAAAAACCATTTAGAAAAATTGATGAATGTTAAAATTTTTGTTAATACTGAGAGCTTATTGTTACAAATTCAAACGATTTCGGCTGGTGAAGATCAAGAcaacacatatatacatacctACCTACCTTTAATAAGCTTTTGCCAAAAACATAGCTTAAGCATTGACTCCATACCTTAAAAAAAGCTCTGACCTGCATAAACCTGTAAAAGAgattttatacatacataaaatCAGTCTTTAAACGTTGCTCGATCTGGTCGATTGATTCCATAGAGTAAATTTTTGAGAATTATTTTACTTTTATGCAGTTATGATGCAGTTAAGGACTATCTTTAATATAATTACAcagttaatttttttattgaagACTTTAAATGGAAACTTAAGTGTTCAACCAGTTTTCCAAACACTTGATGGCTATGAATATACTCCGCACTCGTTTTCGCAAAACTTACAGAGTGAAAGTCAACTGGAGATTGTTTATGAATGGAAATATTTGGATTTCCTATACTCAACTTTTGTGCAACGCCAACAATCTATTTTAAATGGGTAACAAAACACTTTGCTTATAACAGTTTCTTAAAAATCAAACGataatttgaaaaatgtattaaCATTAATATCAAATTGTAGTAGTAGTAAAATCCATAGAAAATTACAACACTAataaaaacatgaaaaaatatcaaaacttttttcaaaattgtggtcgtggcagttttgggcggcttGTGAGCGTTAGattgggcgtggcaaaaagttttttgtcAAATGCATacaaatttacaagactaataaaaaccACCACCattaaaaatgccaaaatTGCTATGTCTATCCGTCCTTTTTTGTGCAAACTAATATCATAGAGCTATCTGCATAACAATTATGAGTACTGGCATAGGGCGAAGTTTTGTTAAAACATACCATTTCCGTTTTTAATTGATTAGAATGGGAAGACACTTACTTTTTCCAGAAATTTTTTGTTCCATATTAATTTTGGTTTGTTATTTATATTAACTTTTCtttaaaaacaagagagaatgctatagtcagatcagatacccgttacttagctagtgtgaatgcaaaGGCGAAATTTTATCATTTTTGctggatatcgatagatattgggtaaaGTTTCTTTCTGCcggttacatacttttcaacaaaTTTTTACTCtccgagtaacgggtatagcAAGTGAGAATACTTTAGTCGAGTAGTCCGTTTCTTAGCTAGTGGAACACCGAACGAAAGtcttcataatttttctgatATCAATAGgaatcaaaaatatatttatatggaCTGGGAGGCTTCCTTCAACCTGTTAcacacttttcaacgaatccaGCATACCGATTTACTCCACGAGTAACAGGTAAAATGATATGTTTGGTAGTGTACTGTCTAGGTAATTGTAATGCGAGAATGGTGGCGCAATCCGGATGACCGATAAACCTTTCGAGAAGTTCCGTGACCTCTATGTTTATGTCGTTCGGTAGCATGACTATATCGACACTAATACAGTCCAATCCCTCATATCAAATTTTTTAATAGAACGACCACAAATTGGCTAA is from Drosophila mauritiana strain mau12 chromosome 4, ASM438214v1, whole genome shotgun sequence and encodes:
- the LOC117146301 gene encoding fibulin-2 isoform X4; this translates as MRKHFRRIPIGYNLDKLDNKCIDIDECREDLHDCKSSQYCHNTNGGYHCLNVKAKDCPPGFYYEHDYDACKDDYKCKDRKCVKVQTCDKGFSLHNGTCSDIDECSHKSLNNCHGISNQECINTVGSYSCNCLPGFNLDATLNKCVDINECSINNHNCLPTQRCDNTIGSYICTRLQSCGTGYTLNAETGNCDDDDECTLRTHNCPSNYNCHNTRGSFRCYRKITTTLTTRTTLTTVPPLSLGNTRRGFTIRYPYPLAVHPEYSQNNDSFSTNRRVDCSPGFYRNTLGACIDTNECMEQNPCGNHERCINTNGHFRCESLLQCSPGYKSTVDGKSCIDIDECDTGEHNCGEGQICRNRNGGFVCSCPIGHELKRHISGASTCVDTNECALEQRVCPLNAQCFNTIGAYYCECKAGFQKKSDGNNSTQCFDIDECQVIPGLCQQKCLNFWGGYRCTCNSGYQLGQDNRTCNDINECEVHKDYKLCMGLCINTPGSYQCSCPRGYMLAADMNTCRDVDECATDSINQVCTGRNDICTNIRGSYKCTTVNCPLGYSIDPEQKNRCRQNLNFCEGEECYTQPSAFTYNFITFVSKLMIPPEGRTIFTLRGPLWYDNIEFDLKIVRIQANTNIQRAADGSFDTLQNNNQVNVILKKSLEGPQDIELELSMTVYTNGMPRGKSVAKLFLFVSQHTF
- the LOC117146301 gene encoding fibulin-1 isoform X2 gives rise to the protein MCIYVCFDSWRSCHHHNSHCISGYIRKCCINGLRHARTTASCKNIDIAPTIIPQLWLGLCHSTLEVCCSRELDHQDCELGRLAALDGTRCDREGNVTSSSYATCCRSCQIGLAVKASKANCKDPLFSFLFSIESYRACCYGSADFNDKPVIEKIDKANSINDEGELPFVSEEDMNVTIVLTGDDDICGKIENLCAHICENTFDAYQCKCHPGFMLDNNNVTCSPMKTQICPSGYNLDKLDNKCIDIDECREDLHDCKSSQYCHNTNGGYHCLNVKAKDCPPGFYYEHDYDACKDDYKCKDRKCVKVQTCDKGFSLHNGTCSDIDECSHKSLNNCHGISNQECINTVGSYSCNCLPGFNLDATLNKCVDINECSINNHNCLPTQRCDNTIGSYICTRLQSCGTGYTLNAETGNCDDDDECTLRTHNCPSNYNCHNTRGSFRCYRKITTTLTTRTTLTTVPPLSLGNTRRGFTIRYPYPLAVHPEYSQNNDSFSTNRRVDCSPGFYRNTLGACIDTNECMEQNPCGNHERCINTNGHFRCESLLQCSPGYKSTVDGKSCIDIDECDTGEHNCGEGQICRNRNGGFVCSCPIGHELKRHISGASTCVDTNECALEQRVCPLNAQCFNTIGAYYCECKAGFQKKSDGNNSTQCFDIDECQVIPGLCQQKCLNFWGGYRCTCNSGYQLGQDNRTCNDINECEVHKDYKLCMGLCINTPGSYQCSCPRGYMLAADMNTCRDVDECATDSINQVCTGRNDICTNIRGSYKCTTVNCPLGYSIDPEQKNRCRQNLNFCEGEECYTQPSAFTYNFITFVSKLMIPPEGRTIFTLRGPLWYDNIEFDLKIVRIQANTNIQRAADGSFDTLQNNNQVNVILKKSLEGPQDIELELSMTVYTNGMPRGKSVAKLFLFVSQHTF
- the LOC117146301 gene encoding fibulin-1 isoform X1 is translated as MFYKLCAFMCVLIVGGHVTTTIATDSISGYIRKCCINGLRHARTTASCKNIDIAPTIIPQLWLGLCHSTLEVCCSRELDHQDCELGRLAALDGTRCDREGNVTSSSYATCCRSCQIGLAVKASKANCKDPLFSFLFSIESYRACCYGSADFNDKPVIEKIDKANSINDEGELPFVSEEDMNVTIVLTGDDDICGKIENLCAHICENTFDAYQCKCHPGFMLDNNNVTCSPMKTQICPSGYNLDKLDNKCIDIDECREDLHDCKSSQYCHNTNGGYHCLNVKAKDCPPGFYYEHDYDACKDDYKCKDRKCVKVQTCDKGFSLHNGTCSDIDECSHKSLNNCHGISNQECINTVGSYSCNCLPGFNLDATLNKCVDINECSINNHNCLPTQRCDNTIGSYICTRLQSCGTGYTLNAETGNCDDDDECTLRTHNCPSNYNCHNTRGSFRCYRKITTTLTTRTTLTTVPPLSLGNTRRGFTIRYPYPLAVHPEYSQNNDSFSTNRRVDCSPGFYRNTLGACIDTNECMEQNPCGNHERCINTNGHFRCESLLQCSPGYKSTVDGKSCIDIDECDTGEHNCGEGQICRNRNGGFVCSCPIGHELKRHISGASTCVDTNECALEQRVCPLNAQCFNTIGAYYCECKAGFQKKSDGNNSTQCFDIDECQVIPGLCQQKCLNFWGGYRCTCNSGYQLGQDNRTCNDINECEVHKDYKLCMGLCINTPGSYQCSCPRGYMLAADMNTCRDVDECATDSINQVCTGRNDICTNIRGSYKCTTVNCPLGYSIDPEQKNRCRQNLNFCEGEECYTQPSAFTYNFITFVSKLMIPPEGRTIFTLRGPLWYDNIEFDLKIVRIQANTNIQRAADGSFDTLQNNNQVNVILKKSLEGPQDIELELSMTVYTNGMPRGKSVAKLFLFVSQHTF